Proteins found in one Takifugu flavidus isolate HTHZ2018 chromosome 7, ASM371156v2, whole genome shotgun sequence genomic segment:
- the foxq1b gene encoding LOW QUALITY PROTEIN: forkhead box protein Q1b (The sequence of the model RefSeq protein was modified relative to this genomic sequence to represent the inferred CDS: inserted 1 base in 1 codon), protein MKLEVFSAHHFGQKAMVELCMDAEGRVPSPLSGDELGSDGDCVANSPAPVAQSGDGSKGKPYTRRPKPPYSYIALIAMAIRESSSGRLTLAEINDYLMKKFPFFRGSYTGWRNSVRHNLSLNDCFLKVLRDPSRPWGKDNYWMLNPQSEYTFADGVFRRRRKRIAKRSLKEQEGADSXSENTRYPTPEERVGGSKFSSPFTIESILSTPFKRKEESHVDADAHALGFYWSPGAHLLPYTVGYPVQHTYPSEGAHGSIEPGRDTRTYPRQTAPKGTLHALTVPNKARGFHIDSLLS, encoded by the exons ATGAAACTTGAAGTTTTCTCTGCGCACCACTTCGGACAGAAGGCCATGGTGGAGTTGTGCATGGATGCAGAGGGGAGAGTCCCGTCTCCGCTCTCCGGGGACGAGCTGGGATCAGATGGGGACTGCGTGGCCAACAGCCCGGCACCTGTCGCGCAGAGCGGAGACGGCAGCAAGGGAAAGCCCTACACCCGCAGACCCAAGCCACCTTACTCCTACATCGCGCTCATCGCTATGGCAATCAGAGAGTCGAGCAGCGGCCGGCTTACTCTGGCGGAGATCAACGACTATCTGATGAAAAAGTTCCCGTTTTTCCGGGGCAGCTACACCGGCTGGAGGAACTCCGTGCGCCACAACCTGTCTCTAAACGACTGCTTTCTCAAAGTCCTGCGAGATCCGTCCAGGCCGTGGGGGAAGGACAACTACTGGATGCTCAACCCGCAAAGTGAGTACACCTTTGCGGATGGAGTCTTCCGTCGCAGGAGGAAGCGCATCGCCAAGAGGTCGCTGAAGGAACAGGAGGGCGCGGACA CAAGTGAAAACACCCGCTATCCCACCCCagaggagagagtggggggTAGCAAGTTCTCCAGCCCCTTCACCATTGAGAGCATCCTCAGCACGCCCTTCAAACGAAAGGAGGAGAGCCACGTGGATGCAGACGCACACGCGCTCGGTTTCTACTGGTCCCCAGGGGCGCACTTGCTGCCCTATACAGTGGGCTACCCGGTGCAGCACACGTACCCGTCAGAGGGCGCGCACGGAAGCATAGAGCCCGGCAGGGACACGCGCACATACCCCAGGCAGACGGCACCCAAGGGCACCCTGCACGCGCTCACGGTGCCAAACAAGGCGCGAGGTTTCCATATAGACTCTTTACTGTCCTGA
- the foxf2b gene encoding forkhead box protein F2 yields the protein MTTETPQQQLDPPPPLRSSPASGVLHPAMLSPQAATESSSSAIKGKKTSSGLRRPEKPPYSYIALIVMAIQSSPTKRLTLSEIYQFLQARFPFFRGSYQGWKNSVRHNLSLNECFIKLPKGLGRPGKGHYWTIDPGSEFMFEEGSFRRRPRGFRRKCQALKPMYRMMNGIGFGTSILPQSFDFQAPSATLACHGNSYNLDMMSNSMAGGYDGLSGGHHVPHMSPSPGSTYMASCPVPPSGEYGPDSSSSPVPSSPAMASALDGHSPYATTSAHWASSGGSPYIKQQPLASSSPASSGLHSGMSAYSLEQSYLHQNGRDSHSSDISVGIPRYQSHSSVCDRKDFVLNFNGISSFHPSAGGSYYHHHHHHHPQSVCQDIKPCVMIRTGMYRAAPSRFASDAAEEFLFGCTEGNE from the exons ATGACGACCGAGacccctcagcagcagctggaccctCCGCCTCCTCTGAGATCCAGCCCGGCGTCCGGCGTTCTGCACCCAGCCATGCTGAGTCCACAAGCCGCCACGGAAAGTTCGTCGAGCGCCATTAAAGGAAAGAAGACAAGCTCGGGTTTGCGGCGACCGGAAAAGCCTCCTTACTCCTACATCGCTCTCATCGTAATGGCAATACAGAGCTCCCCAACCAAGAGACTGACGCTCAGCGAGATCTACCAGTTCCTCCAGGCGCGCTTCCCATTCTTCAGGGGTTCATATCAGGGCTGGAAGAACTCAGTTCGACATAATCTTTCCTTGAACGAGTGCTTCATCAAGCTGCCCAAGGGGCTGGGCAGGCCGGGGAAGGGCCATTACTGGACCATTGATCCGGGCAGTGAGTTCATGTTCGAGGAAGGCTCCTTTCGCCGCAGACCAAGAGGCTTCAGGAGAAAATGTCAAGCGCTCAAGCCCATGTACCGGATGATGAACGGCATAGGATTCGGCACCTCCATCCTGCCGCAGAGTTTTGACTTTCAGGCTCCGTCCGCCACCCTGGCCTGTCACGGCAACAGCTACAACTTGGACATGATGAGCAACTCCATGGCCGGGGGCTACGACGGGCTAAGCGGTGGCCACCACGTACCCCACATGTCTCCGAGTCCTGGCTCCACGTACATGGCGAGTTGTCCGGTGCCGCCCAGCGGGGAGTACGGAccggacagcagcagcagccccgtcCCGTCCTCCCCCGCCATGGCGAGCGCGCTGGACGGCCACTCTCCGTACGCCACTACTTCCGCACACTGGGCATCCTCCGGCGGGTCCCCGTACATCAAACAGCAGCCTCTGGCCTCCAGCAGCCCCGCATCCTCTGGTTTACACTCTGGCATGTCCGCATACTCCCTGGAGCAGAGTTATCTCCACCAGAACGGCAGGGACAGTCACAGCAGCGACATCTCAG TGGGCATCCCGCGCTATCAGAGCCACTCCTCGGTGTGCGACAGGAAAGACTTCGTGCTCAACTTTAACGGCATCTCGTCCTTCCACCCGTCGGCGGGCGGCTCctactaccaccaccaccaccaccaccacccgcaGAGCGTGTGCCAGGACATCAAACCCTGCGTGAT GATTCGCACCGGGATGTACCGTGCTGCTCCCTCACGCTTCGCCTCCGACGCGGCTGAAGAGTTTTTATTTGGCTGCACTGAAGGAAATGAATGA